The window TCTATATAACATGTAATCATTTACATGTACACAGGGCTCCAACAATCCATACTAGTATTAATAATCAAAAGCTAAATCTCTGAATTCATCAATCACTAAATCTAAGCCAAACAACAAGAACTCCTATTCTAAACAAAGTAAAACCTAAAGGAAACCTTGAATTAGGCTCTTAACATCCTATCATACAAGGAAACAAAAGAGTCAAGAGACTTGCAAACAAAATAACATCATCACAATTTTCTAGAGAAGCTTTCTTGCTTTTGAAGAATAGCATAAAGTTCTAACCTTGTGAACCACCAAGTTGTTGCAGTGCGTCGACGAATCGCCTATGTAACTCTGGTGACCAGCATCTTCTCTGCTTTCTAGCAGCCTGCTGCTGAGACAGTGATCCATTCCTTATATTTGATTGACTACTTGCTACACTAGATAAACCACCTCTGCTACCATTGTGTTTTGAATTCAAACCACTAGTCTCCTCCCTCAGCTTTATAATTCCAGGAGTATGAAGTGATAATCCTGGTACTCCTGGTAGTTCATCTTTATCGTCTTTCCTAACAGTCGTCACTGAGAAACCAGAATACCCCTTGAAAGGTGAAAATGCCTTTCCCATATTCAAGGTTTTACAAGATTGGAATCGATCCTCAGTTACCGAGCTATTTCCTTCTTCAGGGGATCTCTGATTATtccaacaaaatgaaaaaaataatcaGTAAAGATGAACAAGAAAAAATTTGAGAATTTCATTGTCTACTATAAGCAAGTCAAGTCAATTATGTTCTTACAATTTTCAACTCTGATTTAGACTGTTGTTTATTACTGGCTTCATCAGTATTTTGGTCACCGTTCCAGAGCTGCACAGAGCTCATCCAACTCATCTTTTCTCTACTATTATCCTTATCTTTTGTGACTTCAGCTTTATTATCTTCATTGGAACTCTTCTTCAATGGAATGAATTCTTCCAATACTGGTTCTGTTCTTGATTTTTTATACTGCACTGATTCTGCTCTCAAAGCCACAATAGCTGCAATTTCAACCATCACCAAGggaaaacaaaaatttaacaCCCACAATTTTCTCCGTTCATAACATTACAAAAAAACAAGCTACAAACATATACTTCGTACTAAAATACAAAAACAACCTCCAAATATTCCAAACTAGAAAATTCCATTAAAATTGAAACTTTAACAATAAAAAATTACTCAAATAATCAATACGCAAAAGCATCTAAGTGGTAAAAATTGAATAACACAACATAAATAGCTGATAAATATTTGATCAGCACAGAACAgataaataccatatcaaattttgattagaacaCAGAACTAAGATTGAGGTGATAattgatgaaaaagaaaaaagaaaaactaaccaTCTTTAACAAGAAGGACGGAAAGGGGAAGCTCGCGTTTAAAGGCATCGATTTTCCTCATTTCATCTTCAAGTCTGGAGATATACTCATCAATCTGAAAGAGTTTATCAGGTACGTTACGGATCGAGGAGAGTTGTTTAAGAAAATCAGTAATGGATGTGGGAATGAAAGTAGGTCTGCAATCTAAGCTTAATTCAGGTGGAATCGAACCCATTTCTCCAGATCTTTCACTCTATCCGATTAGATCTTTttaaaaattgaatcttttttTACCTCAGTTTGTTATGAGAATCAAAATCAACCTAAAATGCAAAGGGTCTATAAGAAATTAGGAGAAGACAATTAATGGCATTATATATATAGAGGGGAGGGGGGAGGATAGGAAGGTGAAGATTCTGTTAAACAACGCCGGGTTTTGACAGAAAAGCAAAGAAGCCGTATAACGTGAAAGTATTTTTCTAGTTGCCGCATATTTTATTCCTTTATTTAGATTCCCGTTTTCAATGGTCAATTTTGTCCTCCACTAACAATGCGTATCATTTTGTAGTATTTTTCTAGATACTTGATATCCGTTATTTAAATACAATTTCACCCCACTAATTTCTTTTTTACTTAAAAAAACATACTGTAATTTCTTTTGTCAATAAGTTTGTATTCTCGGAACACATGGTTTCAAAGTATATTTATGATCTAAAGTTTAAGgtattcttttttattattattaaaatagcTACATATTAATCGTAGTATACCACTGAATTACAATTAGGATAACTCATAAATTTTTTATATTAGCGCTTAGATTTATTGTTTCAATTTAAAGAGACATTTTAATAGGTACCCTGGTTCTGATAGCTGATATTTTTGTACTTCATGATAAGATATTATTCCATTTTTTAATGAATATTAGTTAGTATCTTAGTCAAGAGACGTGTTTACTTTGTCGAAATAGCATTGGCTTGGCCGTTGTTATACTGggaattgaaaaatagccagtatTTGTAAATGCATTGAAAAATAGCAACTACTTTATTCTAAGCTAAAATCTGGATAAAAATACCTTAGCTGAAACACGAAAAGCTCCAAGATAATATGCTAGATTAATGGAGCTCCTGCGCATAAACTTTcagaatattattataaaaaatctaacatattatgctggaatcttatatgtaaaaaattcgaattacaccatattatgttggaattttttttctgatttttaaggGTGTTCTTGTTCAAAATTTTTTACATGAAATGAAATAATGACTAAATTTTGAtcacttttgaaattgtggctaatTTATAATTAGTAATTGTAAATtaggctatttttatttttctgtttttttttttaaacataaacTTCAATTAGTATTTACATTCTCATTTAACAAAATAAGCAATCAAATCTTCCGCTCGATAGAGTAGAACAAAGCACAAAGCTAAGGTAGCTCATTTTCCCGTTTACTTTAGGTCTCTACAACATTAAGGCCCAAACAATTTAATAGTGaattttatgattttatcttcgCTTAAAGAATATTTAAGTTTATAGAAAAAAAAGTAATCTTGATTAGAAAAAGATTGCCTACTTTTTAAGAAtagtaatattttaaaaattttaaattaaactattcaaaaattcatattagtAAATAGAGTTTTTATAATAACATTCAAGGTAATATATTGCAAACGTATGGCTAACATCTAAGTAACCAGAATTAACCcttatcaataaataataatattattacgTGAAATTAAAAGCTTTACATCTTTTAATAATGTTGCACTATAAATAACAAGTACGAAAAAAGCAACTCCaagtatttattatttattatatatatatcccTTGGCATTATTGAAATGTTTAAGGCCTCTTATTAAAAATTAACTTCATATTACTAATTTAATCCTTGGATCCTAATTATTTAACCCGAAAGAtatattttgttttattcatCACTTTGGTGTGTGAATTACACGCACCTTTTGTATTTGCTTCTTACGAATTGTGTCTAAATGACACAGTAAATGCCTGGTTAAAGTGTTCAAATGGAACAGACTTAAGATTGAGTGTTTAAGTGAAAATGGTGGACAACTTCAAGGGACTGGCGATGTATTTGGCCTTAAAGATTCCCCATTTTCTATTGTCTAAAATTGTTCTTCACTCTTTTCTTATATAAGcaaataaatacaatattgtaTGCCAATtgcataatatttttccatatacATGAACTGCATTAATAATAAATTTTATGATACTATATCTTTACAGTCACAAATAAAATCCTAACATTTCGAGTATCAATTAGTTTGATGGTTTTTCTGTAATTAGACTATCAATTCGATAATCTTAGGTGTAATTTAAGCCTATTAGTTAGTATGTGTCTCTTATATTTGTAAAAATATCATGTTAAATATGTCGAAACATTATGTCACAAATTCTGATCAACTGTCTAAATTTGTTCCTGAGCAATTGTTCACCTCCATGTAATCTTttccttattattttttttggagaaaaatatttACTCATTTATTGGTTAACAAAAGTGGAAGATATTGCGCAACTATGAAATTGAAATTAATCTTCAAGATTTAATCTACTAATATTTTGTTCAATGTAGTAAGTCAAGTATGAACAAAAAATGTGATtggatatatatattgtgaaaaGTACCGCCAAATGCAATTCTTTTGGGTTAGGTCAACACATAATCCTTTATTTGATTTTCGAGTAAACAAAAAGATTCTTGTCTAGTAAACTAGAGGGGAATTGTTTTTCTCTGTAGCTCGTGaattagaaatttaatatatattttttttcttgctTAAAGATATGGCATCAAAGTCAAAGTAAAAAAAACCATGCATTTGGTGATAGCACATTAGTTTATTCATTTAGCACTAGTCATACGATTACTTTTTAGGTgatttataaaaattattgatGTACTATTTTTTATGTTATAATAAAGTGAGCAATTTGTAAAGgcctaaatattttaattatttcctAAAAGAGTTCAATAACAAATACTAGTACCAATGAAATAGAAGACCTAAGATAGACATTTCTGATGTAGTAACTAATAACCCTAAAGTCGGGGGTTAAGTCTAACGGCGCCATTCTCTCTGTTGACATTTGGatcattttatgtttttttatatcATTTTCTAATCATCCATTTTTCTTGGGAATATAGTACACATTTGTGGTACATAAGAATCTTACATCTATAGTTTATGATAAAATTACACTGATACCCCAAGAATAGCAAGGTAACGTTAGATTACTTTTAATATCCCCTTTCATTTTCagaaaaattattatattttgcAAATTCGCAATCATTTTGGAGTATGGATCTAAGAAATGATTTTTTTGTCATGCAATTACGATTCACTTAAGCCATGCCTTTATAATACGATTACGTACTTATTTAGTCAAAAAAGGGCAattcggtgcactaagctcccgcaaTGTGCGTGGTCCGGAAAAaagccggaccacaagggtctatcatACGCAGTCTTACCTTGCAATTCCGCAAGAGGTTATTTCCAgctcgaacctgtgacctcctggtcacatggcagcaactttatcaGCTACGCCAAAGTCTCCTTCTACTTATTTACTtagtgaaataaaacaaaaaaggaTTTATTCTCGTTTctttattttgttaattattaatTTCCTTTTGGCTGTGTGTAATACT of the Nicotiana tabacum cultivar K326 chromosome 7, ASM71507v2, whole genome shotgun sequence genome contains:
- the LOC107769216 gene encoding transcription factor HHO6-like, producing the protein MGSIPPELSLDCRPTFIPTSITDFLKQLSSIRNVPDKLFQIDEYISRLEDEMRKIDAFKRELPLSVLLVKDAIVALRAESVQYKKSRTEPVLEEFIPLKKSSNEDNKAEVTKDKDNSREKMSWMSSVQLWNGDQNTDEASNKQQSKSELKIRSPEEGNSSVTEDRFQSCKTLNMGKAFSPFKGYSGFSVTTVRKDDKDELPGVPGLSLHTPGIIKLREETSGLNSKHNGSRGGLSSVASSQSNIRNGSLSQQQAARKQRRCWSPELHRRFVDALQQLGGSQVATPKQIRELMQVDGLTNDEVKSHLQKYRLHTRRIPNTQTQPANQSGVALWMSQDQYGGSSKQSSSQSGSPQGPLHLSGSSRGTSTTVGDSMEEEDDVKSESQSWKNHAHMSGKIDV